TTCATCAATTTTTCTCAATGTTCAAAACAGCATTTAGTATACTGATAATCTATGATAGAGTTAGTATTTTTTCCCTTGCTCGTTCTTTTCTCAAGTTTCCCCTGCAACAGGTGGGGTATATTTCTAGTTTCTATAAAGTGCGTACCTCCAAACGTGCTTACTTTTGTGTAAAAACAcagaagaaaagaaattcacGACTCTTCCAGATCAGCTCGACATGTTGCCAGATAATGTAAAGAAAGGCTTGTATTTTCATTGTGCAACAGTTACAAAACATTACAAGCGACTGATTATTTGAGGAAATCTAATACGGAGTAGCTGATGCACCTCAACAGGATACGAAATtgataaaaagaaagaaaaaaaaagagtacACTGCATGCTTCATGTAGAGGTAGATGGATGTCACCTACATGCATGCTCGATTATTAAAAGGTAAACGGACGATGTCCAATTGATAAATGAATGAACGATGCAGCAGGACATGCAATTATGCATGCATGCATCGGAAGAACCAGCCAGGATCGATCTTGTCCTTGTCCTCACTGGGGGAAGCCATGCGGCCCAAACCCCTGAAGCGGCGTCTCCATTCCGGCGGCGTacccaggcggcggcggcggcggcggcggcatccccaTCATCATGTCAAGCTTGTGCAGCGTCTCCAACCCGCCGTTGGTGCCACCGACGGGCAACCCGCCGCCACCACCAGCCACCGTGAAGTGGAGGAGTAGCGCCTGCTGACGCAGCCTGTTGGCTTCGGTCGCCACAGCGGCATGAACCTTTGCCATCACGGCCTCGTAGGGCAGCAGGTCCGGCTCCCCCATCAGGGTCGCGTAGCCGTCCAGCCACGCCGTCGTTTGGCACCCCTCGGTGCGCGCCTTCGCTAAGACCTCCTGCGCGGCCTTGTTCCGCGCCTGCTCCGCTTCCAGCAGCCCGCGCAGCTCGTAGTTCTCCTGGTACGCATCGGCCAGCCCCTGGCTCAGCTCGCCCTGCGCCTGGTTCAGATCCGCCATCGCCTGGTTCagctcgccgccgtcgccgtcgccgccgccgcccgcttcCTCCGCTTCCTCCGTCTTGATGAAATGGTCGAGGACGGAGTCGACGGAGGGGTGGCCGAAGGTGAAGACTTTGTTGGCCGGGGAGAAGGCGACAACGGCCACCTTGGCGTCGCAAATGGTAGCCAGCTCGCTCGCTTTTTTGAACAGCCCCACGCGGCGCCTGGAGAAGCGTACCTGCCGTCCCAGCTTGCTCTCGATGCGCCGGATCTCGATCTTCTTCCGCCCTGTGCCCTTCGGCCGCCGCGGCGCCATTGCGGAATTAACACTACACCTTAAACCTTTTTGGCCCTCTCTCAGAGTGTTTGTTTCGGTAGTAGGTAGGCTACAGCGTTGGGATCAATCGGATTATATAGGCGGATGGTGTAGAATGGAGCTGAAATTGCCTGCCGGGTGCCAACTCATGCAGAGCGCAGATCCGAAATCCTGCATATACTGTCACGCGGATTCATTAATTCAGTACGGAGCTGGCCGTCATTAATCGAAAAAATCCAATTGAGCGTGCAAATGCTGAG
This Lolium perenne isolate Kyuss_39 chromosome 1, Kyuss_2.0, whole genome shotgun sequence DNA region includes the following protein-coding sequences:
- the LOC127318789 gene encoding agamous-like MADS-box protein AGL29, encoding MAPRRPKGTGRKKIEIRRIESKLGRQVRFSRRRVGLFKKASELATICDAKVAVVAFSPANKVFTFGHPSVDSVLDHFIKTEEAEEAGGGGDGDGGELNQAMADLNQAQGELSQGLADAYQENYELRGLLEAEQARNKAAQEVLAKARTEGCQTTAWLDGYATLMGEPDLLPYEAVMAKVHAAVATEANRLRQQALLLHFTVAGGGGGLPVGGTNGGLETLHKLDMMMGMPPPPPPPPGYAAGMETPLQGFGPHGFPQ